Genomic segment of Caproiciproducens sp. NJN-50:
TTTCGGCAACGATGCATTTCGGTGCGCTGTTTTCGCTGTCTCGCACCTTGTCGAGAACATTCAGAATTTCCTTCATATCATGTCCGTTAATGGTATAGCTCTCAAAGCCAAAGGCTTCAAATTTTTTTTCAAGATCAAGGTTTGGCATAATTTCCGCGCATACGCCATCATTCTGAAGACGGTTCCGATCCAGAAACACAATCAGGTTATTCAACTGATATTTAGAAGCGGTTTCAGCCGCCTCCCAGATCTGGCCCTCATCGCTCTCTCCGTCGCCTAAAAGGCAGAACACACGGTAATCTTTATGGTCGCGCTTTCCCGCTATCGCCATGCCGGCCGCAACACTGAGGCCCTGCCCCAAAGAACCCGTGGAAATATCGACACCGGGGCAACGTTTCATATCCGGATGCCCCTGAAGGATTGAGCCTTCCTTCCTCAGGGTCGATAAAACGGAAAGGTCATAATAACCCCGCAGGGCAAGGCAAGTGTAAAGCACAGGGCATACATGGCCTTTTGAAAGGACAAAACGATCTCGATTCGGATCTTTCGGATTCTTAGGGTCCAAACGCAGCTCGCTGAAATATAGTGCCGTCATAATATCGGCTGCGGAAAGAGATCCGCCCGGATGGCCTGACTGCGCCTGATAAATCATGGTGATAATGTTTTTCCGCACTTCTTTTGCTCGCGCTTCCAACTCCCGGATTTTTTGCGCGTTCGCCATTCTTATCAGCTCCTTACCTCTCCATCAATTCTTTAATTTTGCTAAACCCGGATTCGCCGATCTTATAAACCGGGACATTCAGCGGATCATGAGAAAGCAGACTCATGGAAATCTGCGCAAACACAATAACATCCACTTCACTTTGGAGTTGATAGAGAGCTTCACAGACCATCTCATCATGCTTCGCGCGATCACCGGCGCAGAGTAAATCAAAGGCTCCGTCTACAACACGATTGACGAGTTCCACATCTTTACCCATCTCCGCTGCTTTTTCCAGAATGACACGTCCAATGGCAGATGGACTGGTCGGCACGGTTCCCAGAACACCGATTCGCTTACCGTTCTTTGCCGCCGTCTCCGCCACAGGTTCCTCAATATTGATCATCGGTATGCTCAGCAACGGGCGGATAATCTTTGTAGCTTCATTCACTGAGGTACAGGTAACAAGAATTCCGTCAGCTCCGCTGGCTTCCGCCGCCTTTGCATAATTCAACATGCGGGAAGCCGTTTTCGGGGTCATCCCATTGTCGTCACGCGTCGCTTTCAGCAGACTGTCATCCATAATATTATAAATTTCGATATTCGGATTTTTCTGTGCAAACGGTTTGCCAAATGGATTAAAAATAATTTCCATGAAATTGTTAACGGTATTAATGGTATAAAGTTTCTTCATTTATATTTCTCTCCAATAAAATTATTTTTCAGCTTTGCTTTCCTCAACCATAATCATTATTGTGCAGCTGAATTATCCGGCTTTTTCCTGATTTGAAATGCGATGGTAAGCACAATGATACAGAAAAACAGCAAAGCGATAGGGCGGGTGAAGAAAACAGCGGGATTGCCAGAACTGACCGTCAGAGCTCTGCGGAAATTGGAGTCAATCATATTGCCCAAAATGATTCCCAAAATAATTGGTGCAGGTGAATACCGCATCTTATCTAAAAAGTATCCGAAAACGCCGAAAATCAGGACAATCAAAATATCAAAGGATCTATTGTTGATCGCATACGCTCCGACAATTGAAAGGACCCCTACGATCGGCATCAGATAAACTTTCGGCACCTTTAGAATCTTTGACATGGGTTTTGCCAGAAACATTCCCGCGATCCACAATGTCAGAACGGAAAGAAAAAGCAGAGCGGAAATATAGTTTATAAAAGTCGGATTGTCGCGCATAAGCATTGGCCCGGGACGGATATTGTGAATCATTAGCGCACCCAGCAGCACGGCTGCCGGCGGAGAGCCTGGAACCGCAAGGGTCAGCATGGGGATCAAAGCGCCGCCAATCGCCGCGTTATTTCCAACCTCAGGCGCAATAATGCCTTCAAAAGAACCATGCGTATATTCTTCAGGATGTTTGCTTGTTCTTTGGGCGGTATTATAAGAAACCCAGGCCGCTACATCTTCTCCTACCCCTGGCAGGGCTCCAATGCCGACACCGATCAAAGAAGACTGGATGACTACGCGGATATGTTTGATAACCACCTTTAGGCTGTTTAGCTTTTCTTGCGCAGTATCCCTTGCCAAACTCACCTCAGCTTCTTCCTTATGAGGAACGAATGCCTTAATAATTTCCGGTATGCTATAAAAACCGATCATGGCAGGAACCATGCTGACGCCGCTCAGTAAATCACTGTTGCCGAAATTAAACCGAGGAGCACCCTGCATGCTGTCCGTTCCTATCATAGCAATTAATAAACCCAGCATACCTCCAAGCCAACCTTTCAGCGGAATGTCATCTGTTACAATCGATCCGCAGATCATGACGCCGAAAAGTGCCAGCATGAAATACTCAGGGCTAGTAAATTTTAACGCAATTTGGGTCATGGGCGGAGAAATTAGGGCTAGAACCAAAACGCCGACAAAAGTACCAATAATAGAGGCGGTCCGCGTCACCTTAATTGCGGTTTCCGCTTTTCCTTGCAGTGCCAAGGGGTGTCCTTCCAAAGCTGTTGCGGCCGCTGAAGCGGTACCGGGAATATTTAGAAGAATTGCAGACATGCTGCCCCCATAAATTGCTCCTACATAAATGCCCATCAGCACCGCAAAAGTATAGGAAATGGGGAATTGGTAGGTAAGACCTGTTAAAAGTGCGATCCCCATGGTAGCGGAGAGACCCGGTAATGCTCCGATAATCACGCCGAGAAATGTAGACAGCAACAGAGTAAGCAGGAGCCGAATGTCCATCAGTGTGATAAACTGCTGAAATAGTCCAACCAAATTCTGCAAAGAGATATCCTCCTCATAAATATATTTACGGTGATTCCGAGAAGGGCACCGTAAGGACCTTGTAACTCCGAGAGTCATTTGGGGAAGGGGTGTACTATCATTCGGCGATAGTCGGATGCAAAAAGCACCGGTTTTACGGCAGAGGAATCATTGCCAGAGTTCCAAAACAATAAGTGACCGCTGCTGAGGAAACCGCTGCTACAAGAAGAGATATCATTATTTTTTTAAGGCTTTTCTCGTTTAAGACTACCATCTGCACCGCCAAAAGAATAAAGGTGGCAATCATAAACGGAAATCCTTGAAAGTGCGGAAAAACATCAAACATCTGACGGCAAGCAGGAATCAGACACAGAATATAAACGGCTATCGTTCCAATGACGAAAACCGCAATCGCTGTCTCCGGGTTTTTAATAAATTCCACTGCTTTTTCTTTTGTAAAAAAGTCGAATTTCGCCCCGGATTTACGCGCAAGCCGAAACAGCATTATTGCACAGAACATGATAGCTATCGCAATAATAACGGGAAGAAACGCGGGAGACGTATACCAGTACAGAATGGCATCCTTTACGTCATTCCCACTTACTTCATTTGCAAAATCTTTTTCAAACGGATTAAAAAACATCCGGACGCATTCCAGCATCGTCCCCACGGAGACGATAATCAATATTAAGCTGAAAACCAGATCGACTTTACGTAAGGTCTCTTTTTTCATGCGATCTACACTCCCGTCAAAAGGTTACCATAATCGGGGGAGCGGAAAGCCAAAGTATCCGCTCCCACTAATAAACCAGGAAAAAGCAGGTCAGGGCTTCGGAATATTATATTTTTCAGGACTGAACTTGGCCTGTCCCATGTTATAAAGATCCCAGCAGAGCTTACTTTCTGTGTCGGCCGCCATTTTGCTGGCTTCGTCGCCGGTCAGCCCATACAACGTACACAGCTGCTCATCAGCAAACTTTTTAATCTCGTCACTTTTCATTGCCTTGTCAAAAGCGTCTGTTAAAACGTCAACAACCGCGGAATCCGTGTCGGCTGGAACCATGAAGCCCAGGAACTGTTTCAGAGGCAGGTATTGCTTGAGAGCTGGAACATAGGAAGAAACTGCTTTCACTGTTCCAAATTCAGGGAAATTCCAGTCATCGTTATCCATAACCGCAATCGGGATCAAATCGCCGCTGCGGACAAACTCCTTTACCTCGCCCGCGGAAGCGCAAACGCAGTCAGCTTCATATGAAACCGAACCTTTAATGGCATCCCCCGAGCCATTGTAGGGGACCCACTTAAATGGCACATCGCCGTAAGAATCGAACAATTTTGCAAGCGCAAACCACAGCCCTCCAGTTGTTCCGGCAATAGAAACGCTTTGGGGCTTATCTTTCAGAGCATTTAGAATTTCGTCCATGCTTTTATATTTGGATTTTCTGTTGACACAAAGTACACCCGGCGAGCCAGCCGCAATAAAGAATTTCCAGTCTTTCGAAGTCTGATCGGAAGTCGTCATAATCGGAATTGTCAGAGGAGTTTCAGATGTTCCGCAAAGCGTGTAGCCGTCATGCTTGGCTTTCCAGGCATAATCCACACCGATGGAGCCCGCGCTGCCACCCGTCATATTTGTGGAGACGATTGTTTGTCCGAGCGCTTTGCTCATTTGGTTCATCAAAGCCCGGTTCCAAACATCCGTACCGCCGCCCGCGCTAAACGGGATAATATTCTGCAGTGACCGAACCGGGAAATCCGCCTTTGCGGCCTGCGAATTTTGGTTTGTTTGAGAACCCGCTGAATTTCCACCGCTATTTGATGTTGAGCAGGCTCCCATAGAAAGTGCCATGGAAATCGCAAGAACCGTCGCCAGTGCTTTTTTCATGTAACTGCCTCCCTAAACAATCTTTAAATTTTCTCTTACTTTCTCCAGGTCTTGCAGCATCTCACAAATTTGTTCAAAGCGGATACGGGTTGGGGTGATGCCTATTCCTATCTTCAGAAAAACGGGTAGGCAAAGCCGGCATCATACCGCCACCACACCACGGAAAAATCAAATCTCAGCCGTTTCGAACCATGTGTCCTGCAAATAATCAACCGATTTTCGCTGTTCTTGCTACATCGCCTCCTATTCATACTACGTAGTATGTATTATATTTCAATTCAATTGTGAATGATGTGATGTGAACGATGTAAAAAAACAAGTAAAATACATAGTACGTAGTACCAATTTTGTAATTTTTAGTATATCAGACGTTCTGTAGAAAGTCAATATATTTTATTTAATTTTAATAAAATATTATGATATCGGCAGCTCTTTTTTAATCAGAAATAAAATGCCCAAAATAAAAAGACGGCTGTATTTTTACGGAAAACACAGCCGCCAAAGGCTAATTTGCAGGGCATTATGCGAAAGAAGTTTCTATTATACCCGCCAAACTATTTTATACAAAAAGTGCAATAAATCGCGCGACACCAATCATTACCTTACCCCGAAGGCTCTGTGAATCAAGCCGGCCCTCCCCCGTGAAAATAAAATCTGCACCGGCGGCCAAACTCTCAAAATTCACCGTATCCAAAACAGTGTCAATTCATGGCTGAAGGCTCGCCCCGAAAAAAGTTACCATGCCCCCATACCGTCAGCAGCACCGGTACCGGAAAGCTGTGAAATATCCCGCTCCAGCTGTTCGCAAATGACTTGCGGCAGATGCCTGAGTCCGGAATCCAGGAACTTTACCATCGTTTTGTCAGTCCCCTTCTGAGGACCAAACACATATGCCGCGCCGTTTTTTTCAAACAACGGATTGTCGACATCGCACATGGCCACAATCCTCACCTTTCGAAGCAAGGGAGAAAGCCCCGAAAGGTCGATCTTGAAAATTTGAGAAAGCGTACCTCCCACTGGATAAACGCAGTCAAAAAGTCGTTCACACTTCCCTCTCGCCGCCTGCAACGGGAATGGAAACAATCTGTGCAGCCGTGTCTGCGGCTTTGACGGAACGCCCACGATCTCACAGATTTCCGACGAACTCATCGTCCCTCTAAAGGAATCCGGGATTAGAATATTTCCTCATAAACTGATTTTCCACTTAAAGCAT
This window contains:
- a CDS encoding glycerate kinase, translating into MSSSEICEIVGVPSKPQTRLHRLFPFPLQAARGKCERLFDCVYPVGGTLSQIFKIDLSGLSPLLRKVRIVAMCDVDNPLFEKNGAAYVFGPQKGTDKTMVKFLDSGLRHLPQVICEQLERDISQLSGTGAADGMGAW
- a CDS encoding glycerate kinase; this encodes MDTVNFESLAAGADFIFTGEGRLDSQSLRGKVMIGVARFIALFV
- a CDS encoding aspartate/glutamate racemase family protein, translating into MKKLYTINTVNNFMEIIFNPFGKPFAQKNPNIEIYNIMDDSLLKATRDDNGMTPKTASRMLNYAKAAEASGADGILVTCTSVNEATKIIRPLLSIPMINIEEPVAETAAKNGKRIGVLGTVPTSPSAIGRVILEKAAEMGKDVELVNRVVDGAFDLLCAGDRAKHDEMVCEALYQLQSEVDVIVFAQISMSLLSHDPLNVPVYKIGESGFSKIKELMER
- a CDS encoding tripartite tricarboxylate transporter permease, which produces MQNLVGLFQQFITLMDIRLLLTLLLSTFLGVIIGALPGLSATMGIALLTGLTYQFPISYTFAVLMGIYVGAIYGGSMSAILLNIPGTASAAATALEGHPLALQGKAETAIKVTRTASIIGTFVGVLVLALISPPMTQIALKFTSPEYFMLALFGVMICGSIVTDDIPLKGWLGGMLGLLIAMIGTDSMQGAPRFNFGNSDLLSGVSMVPAMIGFYSIPEIIKAFVPHKEEAEVSLARDTAQEKLNSLKVVIKHIRVVIQSSLIGVGIGALPGVGEDVAAWVSYNTAQRTSKHPEEYTHGSFEGIIAPEVGNNAAIGGALIPMLTLAVPGSPPAAVLLGALMIHNIRPGPMLMRDNPTFINYISALLFLSVLTLWIAGMFLAKPMSKILKVPKVYLMPIVGVLSIVGAYAINNRSFDILIVLIFGVFGYFLDKMRYSPAPIILGIILGNMIDSNFRRALTVSSGNPAVFFTRPIALLFFCIIVLTIAFQIRKKPDNSAAQ
- a CDS encoding tripartite tricarboxylate transporter TctB family protein, which encodes MKKETLRKVDLVFSLILIIVSVGTMLECVRMFFNPFEKDFANEVSGNDVKDAILYWYTSPAFLPVIIAIAIMFCAIMLFRLARKSGAKFDFFTKEKAVEFIKNPETAIAVFVIGTIAVYILCLIPACRQMFDVFPHFQGFPFMIATFILLAVQMVVLNEKSLKKIMISLLVAAVSSAAVTYCFGTLAMIPLP
- a CDS encoding transketolase — encoded protein: MANAQKIRELEARAKEVRKNIITMIYQAQSGHPGGSLSAADIMTALYFSELRLDPKNPKDPNRDRFVLSKGHVCPVLYTCLALRGYYDLSVLSTLRKEGSILQGHPDMKRCPGVDISTGSLGQGLSVAAGMAIAGKRDHKDYRVFCLLGDGESDEGQIWEAAETASKYQLNNLIVFLDRNRLQNDGVCAEIMPNLDLEKKFEAFGFESYTINGHDMKEILNVLDKVRDSENSAPKCIVAETVKGKGVSYMENVVMWHGMAPNEEQYLRAMQDLEGGF
- a CDS encoding tripartite tricarboxylate transporter substrate binding protein — its product is MKKALATVLAISMALSMGACSTSNSGGNSAGSQTNQNSQAAKADFPVRSLQNIIPFSAGGGTDVWNRALMNQMSKALGQTIVSTNMTGGSAGSIGVDYAWKAKHDGYTLCGTSETPLTIPIMTTSDQTSKDWKFFIAAGSPGVLCVNRKSKYKSMDEILNALKDKPQSVSIAGTTGGLWFALAKLFDSYGDVPFKWVPYNGSGDAIKGSVSYEADCVCASAGEVKEFVRSGDLIPIAVMDNDDWNFPEFGTVKAVSSYVPALKQYLPLKQFLGFMVPADTDSAVVDVLTDAFDKAMKSDEIKKFADEQLCTLYGLTGDEASKMAADTESKLCWDLYNMGQAKFSPEKYNIPKP